Proteins encoded within one genomic window of Kibdelosporangium phytohabitans:
- a CDS encoding MFS transporter, which produces MTATPARPGPGAPGETAEMGKGIGAPALMTVVALVGFVTTLDNTIVAAAAPSIGRELGLGLTTLQWVGIAYMLPYAGLLLAAGAVIDRLGRRRVLLTGCAVFAAGALLGGVARSAELLLVARASQGVAAAFIVPGTLSLIRTELPEPRRPIAIAVWTAALAGALALGPWLGGALAEHLHWSWIFLSNLPFVGAVWLILARTSRVEGARTGAPVRLGATALVTASLVLLTASVVTSGGVVSAVLLGGAGLLGLFAFVGWERRAAVPLIPARLWRNRAFLGANVLVLLWGLGISGVVFFTPLLYQDFLGMGPEAAGLPLVVVAGAVVCATPFVPAVTRMLGPHRAVCLGLLVLAGGLAQLAVVNDETTMASRLVGLVLAGTGSAFTAPITGQALERAGEDDSGTASGVLTASRELSSAFGVALIGIVLTSVRAGEIAGGVAPGPALGTGYAAGLVVAAVLQLAGAALALVVLRPLPAAPPALSKECEGT; this is translated from the coding sequence ATGACTGCCACTCCGGCTCGGCCGGGGCCGGGCGCGCCGGGCGAGACGGCCGAGATGGGCAAGGGCATCGGCGCGCCCGCACTGATGACCGTGGTCGCACTGGTCGGGTTCGTGACCACATTGGACAACACGATCGTCGCTGCCGCCGCGCCGTCGATCGGCCGGGAACTCGGGCTGGGCCTGACCACTCTCCAGTGGGTCGGCATCGCCTACATGCTGCCTTACGCCGGGCTGCTGCTGGCGGCAGGTGCGGTGATCGACCGGCTCGGCCGCCGCCGTGTCCTGCTCACCGGATGCGCGGTGTTCGCGGCCGGGGCGCTGCTCGGCGGTGTCGCACGATCGGCCGAGTTGTTGCTCGTGGCCCGTGCGTCGCAGGGCGTCGCTGCCGCGTTCATCGTGCCGGGAACGCTCAGTCTGATCCGTACCGAACTGCCGGAGCCCCGGCGCCCGATCGCCATCGCCGTGTGGACCGCCGCTCTCGCCGGTGCGCTGGCACTCGGGCCGTGGCTCGGCGGAGCGCTCGCCGAACACCTGCACTGGAGCTGGATCTTCCTGAGCAATCTGCCGTTCGTCGGGGCGGTGTGGCTGATACTGGCCCGCACCAGCCGCGTCGAAGGGGCTCGCACGGGTGCGCCGGTGCGACTGGGTGCGACGGCGTTGGTGACGGCGAGCCTCGTGCTGCTCACCGCGTCCGTGGTGACCTCGGGCGGCGTTGTGAGCGCTGTTCTCCTCGGTGGTGCGGGACTGCTCGGGTTGTTTGCCTTCGTGGGGTGGGAACGGCGTGCCGCCGTGCCGTTGATTCCCGCGAGGTTGTGGCGGAACCGGGCTTTCCTCGGCGCGAACGTACTGGTGTTGCTGTGGGGTCTCGGGATCAGCGGTGTCGTGTTCTTCACCCCGTTGCTGTATCAGGACTTCCTGGGAATGGGACCGGAGGCGGCTGGTCTGCCGTTGGTGGTGGTCGCAGGCGCGGTGGTCTGCGCGACCCCGTTCGTGCCGGCGGTCACGAGGATGCTCGGACCGCACCGCGCGGTGTGCCTCGGGTTGCTGGTCCTGGCTGGGGGACTGGCCCAGCTCGCCGTGGTGAACGACGAGACCACGATGGCGTCCCGGCTGGTCGGGTTGGTGCTCGCGGGGACCGGGTCGGCGTTCACCGCGCCGATCACCGGGCAGGCACTGGAAAGGGCCGGTGAGGACGACAGCGGCACCGCCTCCGGTGTGCTCACCGCGTCACGGGAGCTGTCCAGCGCGTTCGGCGTGGCACTGATCGGGATCGTGCTCACGTCCGTGCGGGCCGGTGAGATCGCCGGCGGCGTGGCCCCAGGCCCGGCGCTGGGCACCGGGTACGCCGCGGGACTGGTGGTCGCGGCGGTGCTGCAACTCGCCGGCGCGGCGCTCGCGCTCGTCGTCCTGCGTCCCCTACCTGCCGCGCCGCCGGCGCTGTCCAAGGAATGCGAGGGAACATGA
- a CDS encoding fatty acid desaturase family protein, translating to MATRARIPQLTPEQFDELGRELDALRKELADDLGHDDAAYIRRVVTLQQRFEFAGRALLWAGWFPPAWLAGTAALSISKILDNMEIGHNVMHGQYDWMGDPSLNSKMFEWDTVCPAEQWRHTHNYVHHTFTNILGKDRDIGYGLLRMVDNQRWRPYYLGNPVYAFVLMVAFEWGVMLHDLEFDRILSGRRKWSDTKGLRRRMWEKGGKQALKDYVLFPLLSGPGAMATLTGNAVANLVRNLWAFSIIFCGHFPDGVADFTEEECADETRGQWYYRQMLGSANIDGGKLFHVVAGNLSFQIEHHLFPDIPARRYQQISGRVREISERYGLTYTTGPLGKQVGKVWRKIFRLALPPRGRTPFGTARRDKLRPVPDARRVAA from the coding sequence ATGGCCACCCGAGCCCGCATCCCGCAGCTCACCCCCGAGCAGTTCGACGAGCTCGGCCGGGAACTCGACGCGCTGCGCAAGGAACTGGCCGACGACCTCGGCCACGACGACGCGGCCTACATCCGCCGCGTCGTCACGTTGCAGCAGCGGTTCGAGTTCGCCGGCCGCGCACTGCTGTGGGCAGGCTGGTTCCCACCGGCGTGGCTCGCCGGGACCGCGGCGCTGTCGATCTCCAAGATCCTGGACAACATGGAGATCGGCCACAACGTCATGCACGGCCAGTACGACTGGATGGGCGACCCGAGCCTGAACTCGAAGATGTTCGAGTGGGACACCGTCTGCCCGGCCGAGCAATGGCGGCACACGCACAACTACGTGCACCACACGTTCACCAACATCCTGGGCAAGGACCGTGACATCGGGTACGGCCTGCTCCGCATGGTCGACAACCAGCGGTGGCGGCCGTACTACCTCGGCAACCCGGTGTACGCGTTCGTGCTGATGGTCGCGTTCGAGTGGGGCGTGATGCTGCACGACCTGGAGTTCGACCGGATCCTGTCCGGACGGCGGAAGTGGTCGGACACCAAGGGGTTGCGCCGCCGGATGTGGGAGAAGGGCGGCAAGCAGGCGCTCAAGGACTACGTGTTGTTCCCGTTGCTGAGCGGCCCCGGCGCGATGGCCACCCTGACGGGCAACGCGGTGGCGAACCTGGTGCGCAACCTGTGGGCGTTCAGCATCATCTTCTGCGGGCACTTCCCCGACGGGGTCGCGGACTTCACCGAGGAGGAATGCGCCGACGAGACCCGCGGCCAGTGGTACTACCGGCAGATGCTCGGCTCCGCCAACATCGACGGCGGCAAGCTGTTCCACGTCGTCGCGGGCAACCTCAGCTTCCAGATCGAGCACCACCTGTTCCCCGACATCCCCGCGCGCCGGTACCAGCAGATCTCGGGACGCGTCAGGGAGATCTCCGAGCGCTACGGACTGACCTACACCACCGGCCCGCTCGGCAAGCAGGTCGGCAAGGTGTGGCGCAAGATCTTCCGGCTCGCCCTGCCGCCGCGCGGGCGCACACCGTTCGGCACGGCCCGCCGTGACAAGCTCCGGCCGGTTCCCGACGCTCGGCGCGTGGCGGCATGA
- a CDS encoding ferredoxin reductase encodes MVLNSSLARVGWRRARKVLTSRAVTALTVPHGVDRYLGLINPLWSVNEVRAAVADVTHPTPSSVTLTLRPNGNWDGAQAGQYVRLHVEVDGMRRTRCFSVAGSAHRSDGLVEITAKVNPAGTVSGYLKRHARPGLVVGLSQAEGGFVLPAEVPGHVLLISGGSGITPVMSILRTLADRRHTGRITFLHYASGPDDVVYRQELAALAAAGPRLTLIHAYPRQHGRFSKEQLLEFAPDYADALCYCCGPPSLMDAVGSLWRAEGLGDRLRVERFTTRITAPPAGDPAGEVRFARSGVSVRGDGRTLLEQAESAGLRPDHGCRMGICHTCTSVKTSGAVRNVLDGTITAEPGERIQLCVNAPCGDVELDI; translated from the coding sequence GTGGTGCTGAATTCGAGTCTCGCCCGAGTGGGCTGGCGCCGGGCGCGCAAGGTGCTGACCTCGCGCGCGGTCACGGCTTTGACCGTGCCACACGGCGTGGACCGCTACCTCGGCCTGATCAATCCACTGTGGTCGGTCAATGAGGTGCGCGCGGCCGTTGCCGACGTCACCCACCCCACGCCGAGCTCTGTCACGCTGACCTTGCGGCCCAACGGGAACTGGGACGGGGCACAAGCCGGGCAGTACGTGCGCCTCCACGTCGAGGTCGACGGGATGCGCCGGACCCGGTGCTTCTCCGTCGCCGGCTCGGCACACCGCTCGGACGGCCTGGTCGAGATCACCGCCAAGGTGAACCCGGCCGGCACGGTGTCCGGCTACCTCAAGCGCCACGCCCGGCCCGGCCTGGTCGTGGGGCTCTCCCAGGCGGAGGGCGGCTTCGTCCTGCCCGCCGAGGTGCCCGGGCACGTCCTGCTGATCAGCGGCGGCAGCGGAATCACGCCGGTGATGTCCATCCTGCGCACCCTCGCCGACCGGCGGCACACCGGCCGGATCACGTTCCTGCACTACGCGAGCGGCCCCGATGACGTGGTCTACCGCCAGGAACTCGCGGCCCTCGCCGCCGCCGGCCCGCGCCTCACGCTGATCCACGCCTACCCCCGGCAGCACGGACGGTTCAGCAAGGAACAACTGCTTGAGTTCGCGCCGGACTACGCCGACGCGCTGTGCTACTGCTGCGGTCCCCCGTCCTTGATGGACGCGGTCGGCTCGCTGTGGCGGGCCGAGGGTCTCGGCGACCGGTTGCGGGTCGAACGGTTCACGACGCGGATCACGGCACCTCCCGCCGGGGATCCCGCCGGCGAGGTCCGGTTCGCCCGCAGCGGCGTCAGCGTGCGCGGCGACGGGCGCACCTTGCTGGAACAGGCCGAATCCGCGGGCCTGCGCCCGGATCACGGCTGCCGGATGGGCATCTGCCACACCTGCACCAGCGTCAAAACCAGCGGCGCGGTCCGCAACGTACTCGACGGCACGATCACGGCGGAGCCCGGCGAGCGGATCCAGCTGTGCGTCAACGCCCCGTGCGGCGACGTCGAACTGGACATCTGA